TAGTATTGTATGTTAACTTTTTTCCTAAGACCATCTAATCCCATTTCAGACAATTCATTCAGTGAATATTTTTCAACAATTAATTTCAATATTTTTTGTCTAGCGGTTTTTTCATCTAGTGAAAAAATATTTTGAGCTTTCTTTTTTCTAATATGAAAAAAATGTTGAGATTTTCTATAATTTAAAATAGATTGTAATCTTACTTCTTGACTTTTAAATTTTGCTTCAATTAAACTAATCGGTTTAATTCCTTTTTTAATTAAATTTCTATTAATCCAAGCAAGTTGTTGCTTTTTAGCACTATTTATTTTTTCTTCAGAAACATCAAATAATTTAAAAAACAATGGAGTTAAACTGATCATTTTAGGCATATAGTTTCCTATAATTTTATCCCATTTTTTTTCAGATACTACAAATCCCATTGGTTCCATAAATTCCGTTATTAATCGTGAAGCACGAGATATTGATTTATTACCCGATGAAGAAATAGTAGATAAACCACACTCATCTGATAATTGTTCTACTGATGCCTGTACTATTTGAGAAACAATATTAAAGTGATAAAGCATAGCAGGTACCATGGCTCTCATAGCACCGGCTCTATGTTCATTGAGACGCCTCATTCTAATAATAGGTTTTCCCGTTTTAATATTTTTTGGTTGAGTCACATAGTTCAATTCACTTCTAGCTACATCTACTTCATATGATTTTTTCATTGCGTAAAGAA
The sequence above is a segment of the Buchnera aphidicola (Pemphigus populi) genome. Coding sequences within it:
- the repA gene encoding plasmid replication initiator RepA, producing MAKRVNYIYNKKPKFEIPKNNKQRPAFILYAMKKSYEVDVARSELNYVTQPKNIKTGKPIIRMRRLNEHRAGAMRAMVPAMLYHFNIVSQIVQASVEQLSDECGLSTISSSGNKSISRASRLITEFMEPMGFVVSEKKWDKIIGNYMPKMISLTPLFFKLFDVSEEKINSAKKQQLAWINRNLIKKGIKPISLIEAKFKSQEVRLQSILNYRKSQHFFHIRKKKAQNIFSLDEKTARQKILKLIVEKYSLNELSEMGLDGLRKKVNIQYYYLKKIAKENYSDSNI